The following are encoded together in the uncultured Sphaerochaeta sp. genome:
- a CDS encoding macro domain-containing protein, translating into MPFFLVRNDITKMQSDAIVNAANTALLMGGGVCGAIFKTAGIREMTEACSPLSPIKTGKAVITPGYALPARFVIHTAGPVYHDGKSRERDLLKQCYQNSLALAVKHHCSSIAFPLISSGIFGYPKQEAIEVARSTIEDFLADHELTVFLVLFDKESVLAGTQLHRSIEQYIDDHYVKEQTEERRLLEVEISSLEHVEILRAPTLTDALSNLDDPFSDYLLSLIQAKGKTEVEVYKKANIDRKLFSKIRTGNGYTPSKRIVLALAIALELGLEETDELLEKAGYALSHSSIFDVIIEYFIIHKHYKILEINEALFSYDQPLLGSQ; encoded by the coding sequence ATGCCATTCTTTCTGGTAAGAAATGATATTACGAAGATGCAGAGCGATGCGATCGTCAATGCAGCCAATACTGCGCTGCTGATGGGCGGAGGGGTGTGCGGAGCTATCTTTAAAACAGCAGGCATACGCGAGATGACGGAAGCATGTTCCCCTCTCTCCCCGATCAAGACTGGAAAAGCTGTCATCACCCCGGGGTATGCCCTTCCTGCTCGATTTGTCATTCATACCGCTGGGCCCGTCTATCATGATGGGAAGAGCCGTGAGAGAGACCTGCTCAAACAGTGCTACCAGAACAGTCTTGCGCTGGCAGTCAAACACCACTGCTCATCAATTGCCTTTCCCCTGATCAGCAGCGGTATCTTCGGGTATCCGAAACAAGAGGCTATAGAGGTTGCGAGGTCTACCATAGAGGACTTTCTTGCAGATCATGAGCTCACAGTCTTTCTGGTTCTGTTCGATAAGGAATCTGTTCTTGCAGGAACACAGCTTCATCGCTCAATCGAGCAGTATATTGATGACCACTATGTCAAGGAACAGACGGAAGAGAGAAGACTTCTCGAGGTTGAAATATCTTCCCTTGAGCATGTAGAAATTTTACGTGCGCCCACTCTTACGGATGCACTCTCCAATCTTGATGATCCGTTCTCCGATTACTTGCTATCCTTGATACAGGCAAAAGGGAAAACAGAAGTTGAGGTCTACAAGAAGGCAAACATCGACCGTAAGCTGTTCTCGAAAATCCGGACAGGAAACGGGTACACACCCAGCAAGCGCATTGTCCTTGCTTTGGCTATTGCACTCGAGCTGGGCCTTGAAGAGACCGATGAGCTCTTGGAGAAAGCAGGGTATGCCCTCTCACACAGCAGTATCTTCGATGTCATCATCGAGTATTTCATCATCCATAAACACTACAAAATCCTTGAAATCAACGAAGCACTCTTCTCCTACGACCAACCACTACTTGGCTCCCAGTAA
- a CDS encoding tripartite tricarboxylate transporter substrate binding protein encodes MKKLLILAVILMLAFPVLANGTQEEALDAYPSRNVRVIIPWSVGGMTDVLTRPVASHLEKQFGVPFVVENKPGGGGVVGSLEIEKSANDGYVIGTTSMSTVSAKYVSPVYPDIHNVELISQVITIPATVTVNADSPFMTLQDLLDYAKANPGKLKNSNSGSGASAHIYASYFEAMAGIKVNHIPYPAYAEAVTALLGGHVDMTNIPLPDLSAHVDSGALRLLAIASAERHPSYPDVPTLKELGIDVVMGNYSGFVAPKGTDPEKVRILDEAIAKAMQDETIRKFLIDAGYQPVYLDRNEFKTVIADAEKQLEFLVNELGVEFVDD; translated from the coding sequence ATGAAGAAACTGTTGATTTTAGCTGTCATTCTCATGCTTGCTTTCCCTGTACTTGCTAACGGGACGCAGGAAGAGGCTCTTGACGCGTATCCCTCGCGGAATGTAAGGGTTATCATCCCTTGGTCCGTTGGTGGAATGACTGATGTTCTGACCCGACCTGTGGCCAGCCACCTTGAGAAGCAGTTTGGGGTGCCCTTTGTTGTTGAGAACAAACCCGGTGGTGGCGGTGTTGTAGGATCCCTGGAAATTGAAAAATCCGCCAATGATGGCTATGTCATTGGAACCACTTCCATGTCCACTGTCTCTGCAAAGTATGTCTCTCCGGTATACCCAGACATCCACAATGTTGAGTTGATCAGTCAGGTCATCACCATCCCTGCAACGGTTACCGTCAATGCTGACAGCCCGTTCATGACCCTGCAGGACTTGCTGGACTATGCAAAGGCCAACCCTGGAAAGCTTAAGAATTCCAACTCTGGTTCCGGTGCTAGTGCGCATATCTATGCTTCTTACTTTGAAGCCATGGCTGGCATCAAAGTGAATCATATCCCGTATCCTGCATATGCAGAAGCGGTAACAGCACTTTTGGGTGGACACGTTGACATGACCAACATCCCGCTTCCAGACCTCTCTGCACACGTTGACTCTGGTGCACTGAGATTGCTTGCAATTGCATCTGCTGAGCGTCACCCTTCCTATCCTGATGTACCTACACTCAAGGAACTTGGTATTGATGTAGTAATGGGTAACTACAGTGGTTTTGTTGCTCCCAAGGGAACTGATCCTGAGAAGGTGAGAATTCTTGATGAGGCAATCGCCAAGGCCATGCAGGATGAGACCATCCGTAAGTTCTTGATCGATGCTGGTTATCAGCCTGTCTATCTTGACCGTAATGAGTTCAAGACAGTTATTGCAGATGCTGAGAAGCAGCTTGAGTTCTTGGTCAATGAGCTCGGGGTTGAGTTTGTTGATGACTGA
- a CDS encoding tripartite tricarboxylate transporter permease, producing MELFSMDLYLSGLQQFANPAMFVASFLGVLVGIVFGALPGLTATMTIAVFIPFTFGMSPYISFAFLLGLYTGAVYGGSISAILINIPGTPSAIATSLDGYPMSQAGRAGEAIGISTISSTIGGFLSVFVLMFAAPAIASVALKFSAEEYVGITLIGLSIIAIISPGSTVKGLIAGVIGLIIGIVGLDPITGYPRFIMGQAELLEGIDSIPVMIGMYGLSEMLVQISSAEYKVTVEQKLSKIVPPWKDIKRIFGTVVRSSFIGVLIGALPAAGGSIASLVAYGQEKRLGKHRDLLGTGIIEGIAAPEAANNASTGGALIPMLTLGIPGDAMTAVLMGGLIIQGLRPGPLLFQQQMPFVSSIFISLLLSVVFMCILGLLGARLYAKLISFPKKYLIPAILVFGLVGSYAISNSIFDIWVLIISGLVGFFFRKIGLPIAPIILGMILGPLFESNFRRALMLNEGNWATFVQRPISLFFLIVVVVVLAGPVAMKKLKKIITNSKGV from the coding sequence ATGGAATTGTTTTCAATGGATTTATATCTTTCGGGATTGCAGCAATTTGCCAACCCAGCCATGTTCGTTGCCTCCTTTTTGGGGGTATTGGTAGGGATTGTGTTCGGAGCCTTGCCCGGACTTACTGCAACCATGACCATTGCCGTATTCATCCCTTTTACCTTTGGGATGTCACCCTATATCTCTTTTGCTTTCCTGTTGGGGCTGTATACTGGAGCTGTGTACGGAGGGTCGATCTCGGCCATCCTGATCAACATCCCGGGAACACCTTCAGCTATCGCAACCAGTTTGGACGGATATCCGATGAGCCAAGCTGGACGAGCAGGAGAGGCCATCGGTATTTCTACGATTAGTTCAACCATTGGGGGATTCCTCAGCGTATTCGTCCTGATGTTTGCAGCACCGGCCATTGCCAGTGTTGCCCTGAAATTCAGTGCAGAGGAATATGTAGGGATTACCCTTATCGGGCTGAGTATCATTGCAATCATCTCACCTGGATCCACCGTCAAGGGGCTGATCGCCGGCGTTATCGGTCTGATCATCGGAATTGTAGGTTTGGACCCCATCACCGGATATCCCCGGTTTATCATGGGACAGGCAGAGTTGTTGGAAGGAATCGACTCAATCCCCGTTATGATCGGTATGTATGGTCTCTCTGAAATGCTCGTGCAGATTTCCAGCGCTGAATACAAGGTAACCGTTGAACAGAAGTTGAGTAAGATTGTTCCTCCCTGGAAGGATATCAAGAGAATTTTTGGTACGGTTGTCCGCTCTTCATTCATTGGTGTCTTGATCGGTGCACTTCCTGCAGCCGGTGGCTCAATCGCTTCCTTGGTCGCCTATGGACAGGAAAAGCGTCTGGGCAAACACCGAGACCTGCTTGGTACTGGTATTATTGAAGGAATTGCGGCTCCGGAGGCTGCAAATAATGCAAGCACCGGGGGCGCCTTGATCCCAATGCTTACCCTCGGTATTCCAGGGGATGCAATGACCGCAGTCTTGATGGGTGGCCTTATCATCCAGGGACTTCGTCCAGGTCCTCTGTTGTTCCAGCAGCAGATGCCGTTCGTCTCCTCAATATTCATCAGCTTGCTACTCTCAGTAGTCTTTATGTGTATCCTTGGTTTGCTTGGTGCTCGCTTGTATGCAAAGCTTATTAGCTTCCCGAAGAAGTATCTCATCCCAGCCATCCTGGTTTTTGGGTTGGTCGGTAGCTACGCCATCAGTAACTCAATTTTTGATATCTGGGTACTCATCATCAGTGGTTTGGTCGGGTTCTTCTTCAGGAAAATTGGCTTGCCCATTGCACCGATTATTCTTGGTATGATCCTCGGTCCCTTGTTTGAAAGCAATTTCAGACGTGCCTTGATGCTGAATGAAGGAAACTGGGCAACATTTGTTCAGAGGCCTATCAGCCTGTTCTTCCTGATTGTCGTGGTGGTGGTGCTTGCCGGCCCAGTAGCCATGAAGAAACTCAAGAAAATTATTACAAATAGCAAGGGAGTATAA
- a CDS encoding LacI family DNA-binding transcriptional regulator: MPTIKDVALKAGVTVTTVSRVMNNRGYLSSKTKEKVRQAMQELDYHPSEVARSLAQKQTTLLGVIVPSLMHPYYSEVINALENHASILGLKLLVCNAQRNAQKEAEYIDMLKANKVAGVILCTQSRSSVSSLVNLPVVTLERSISPSIPAVLCDNGMGGRLAAEHLLSRGCRHLVMINGGRSSEERVQGFRQRCEEASVSFHVVQASKRQFNQLDYATLINTLFTDNPAIDGVFASSDVIAAQVIQICHKRGLCVPTEVKVIGFDDVDLARLLSPALSTIHQPIEELCAQAIQTIVGWGITERQSRIVLPVSLIQRSST; encoded by the coding sequence ATGCCTACAATCAAGGATGTTGCCCTTAAAGCAGGCGTTACGGTCACTACCGTATCCAGGGTCATGAACAACCGGGGTTATTTAAGTTCGAAAACAAAGGAAAAAGTGCGGCAGGCAATGCAGGAGCTGGACTACCATCCCAGTGAGGTAGCTCGTTCCCTTGCCCAGAAGCAGACCACCTTGCTGGGGGTTATCGTCCCCTCCCTCATGCATCCTTACTACAGCGAGGTGATCAACGCCTTGGAAAACCATGCCTCCATCCTTGGATTGAAGCTCCTTGTCTGCAATGCACAACGTAATGCACAAAAGGAAGCCGAATACATCGACATGCTCAAGGCAAACAAGGTTGCGGGGGTCATCCTCTGTACCCAAAGTCGGAGTTCTGTCAGTTCCCTTGTAAATCTTCCCGTGGTGACATTGGAGCGCTCCATTAGCCCTTCAATACCAGCAGTTCTATGCGACAACGGCATGGGTGGTCGCCTCGCTGCGGAGCATTTGCTCTCCCGGGGGTGTAGGCATCTGGTCATGATAAACGGAGGAAGATCAAGCGAGGAGCGTGTACAGGGCTTTAGGCAGAGGTGTGAGGAAGCTTCAGTCTCCTTTCATGTAGTACAGGCAAGCAAACGACAGTTTAATCAGCTTGATTATGCAACCCTGATCAACACACTCTTCACTGACAACCCCGCCATCGATGGGGTCTTCGCATCAAGTGATGTCATTGCCGCACAAGTCATCCAGATCTGCCACAAGCGTGGACTGTGTGTACCAACGGAAGTAAAGGTCATTGGATTTGATGATGTTGATCTTGCCCGGCTCCTCAGCCCGGCACTCTCTACCATTCATCAGCCTATCGAAGAGCTCTGCGCTCAGGCAATCCAGACCATTGTTGGCTGGGGGATTACAGAGAGGCAAAGCCGCATTGTACTCCCCGTCAGCCTGATACAGCGATCCAGTACCTGA
- the gtfA gene encoding sucrose phosphorylase: MKNGVMLITYPDSMGSNLSDLDTILSKHFSKALTSLHILPFFPSSGDRGFAPYTYEEVDPTFGSWKDIDHLAMKYDLVFDYMINHISAKSPLLKEYLCEGPDSPSKDYFIDYETFWGGEPTEEQIQKIYKRKPKDPYETVTFSNGERKKLWCTFSEEQIDLNVQTDLGESFREANLARLAHHGAKIIRLDAFAYAFKKKDTDCFFVEPETWQLLAKCRSVVEKYGSDVLPEIHEHYSIQLKLASHSYPVYDFALPMLMLHALYFHQTQYLKNWFAICPRNQYTTLDTHDGIGVVDVYGLLPDEEIEATKEHLYDHGANVKRIYNSETYNNLDIYQINCTYYSALGEDDRAYLLSRAVQFFSPGIPQIYYVGMLAGSNDLELLETTKEGRNINRHYYTKEEVDDAVQKPVVVALRLLMELRSSHPAFDGIFQMEEPTDDEHLIITWEHRGKTITLNADFASYSFTIEEGDHTLMRL, encoded by the coding sequence ATGAAAAATGGAGTCATGCTTATCACCTATCCTGATTCAATGGGATCAAATCTTTCCGACTTGGATACAATCCTGTCCAAACATTTCAGCAAGGCATTGACCTCACTGCATATCCTCCCTTTCTTTCCCTCCTCAGGGGACAGAGGCTTTGCACCATACACCTATGAAGAGGTGGACCCTACATTTGGCTCCTGGAAAGATATTGACCACCTTGCAATGAAATACGATTTGGTCTTCGACTATATGATCAACCATATCTCTGCCAAGAGCCCATTGCTGAAAGAGTACCTATGCGAAGGCCCTGACTCTCCGAGCAAGGACTACTTCATTGACTACGAAACCTTTTGGGGAGGAGAACCCACGGAGGAGCAAATCCAGAAGATCTACAAGCGAAAGCCAAAGGACCCCTATGAGACGGTTACCTTCTCTAATGGTGAGAGAAAGAAACTCTGGTGCACCTTCAGCGAAGAACAAATCGACTTGAATGTACAGACTGATCTGGGAGAATCCTTCAGGGAAGCGAATCTTGCCAGGCTTGCCCACCATGGAGCGAAGATCATTCGCCTCGATGCGTTTGCCTATGCATTCAAGAAGAAGGACACCGACTGTTTCTTCGTAGAACCCGAGACCTGGCAGCTACTGGCAAAATGCCGGAGTGTTGTTGAGAAATATGGCTCTGATGTGCTACCTGAAATCCATGAACACTACTCCATCCAGCTTAAGCTTGCCAGCCATAGCTATCCTGTCTATGACTTCGCCTTGCCTATGCTGATGCTCCACGCTCTCTACTTCCACCAGACCCAGTACCTGAAGAACTGGTTTGCCATCTGTCCCAGAAACCAATACACCACCTTGGATACCCATGATGGAATCGGTGTGGTGGATGTCTACGGCCTTTTGCCTGATGAAGAGATTGAGGCAACCAAGGAGCATCTCTACGATCATGGTGCGAATGTCAAAAGAATTTACAACAGTGAAACGTACAACAATCTGGATATTTACCAGATCAACTGTACCTACTACTCCGCCTTGGGAGAAGATGACCGTGCATACCTGCTTTCCAGAGCTGTCCAGTTCTTCAGCCCAGGCATTCCTCAGATTTATTATGTGGGGATGCTCGCAGGAAGCAATGACCTGGAACTGCTTGAAACGACCAAGGAGGGAAGAAACATCAACCGGCATTACTACACCAAGGAAGAAGTTGATGATGCAGTTCAGAAGCCGGTGGTTGTTGCTCTCCGTCTGCTGATGGAACTTCGCTCCTCCCACCCCGCCTTTGATGGCATCTTCCAGATGGAGGAACCCACTGATGATGAACACCTGATCATTACCTGGGAGCACAGGGGAAAAACCATTACCCTGAACGCGGACTTCGCATCCTACTCCTTCACGATTGAGGAAGGGGATCATACCCTGATGAGGCTATAA
- a CDS encoding tripartite tricarboxylate transporter TctB family protein, translating into MTKKNMDILAGIGFFAFAGLLFIAAGFMPTREGGIAALNTGFYPRMLSIILAVLSVLMIIEAIRKQYVQKDVEAWWTTKAAFSLFAVTLILLVLYPFIMKFLGFASASLIFITTLTWMLSDKAHRRPLVIGGISLALTVIVYIIFKMVLAIPFPQGMLI; encoded by the coding sequence ATGACTAAAAAAAACATGGATATCCTGGCAGGAATCGGGTTCTTCGCATTTGCAGGCCTGCTTTTCATCGCAGCTGGGTTCATGCCCACCCGTGAAGGTGGCATCGCTGCACTCAATACAGGGTTTTATCCAAGAATGCTTTCCATCATCCTTGCTGTCTTGTCAGTATTGATGATCATTGAAGCTATCCGCAAGCAGTATGTACAGAAAGATGTTGAAGCATGGTGGACCACCAAGGCTGCTTTCTCCCTCTTTGCTGTTACGCTTATCCTGCTGGTACTTTACCCCTTTATCATGAAATTTCTTGGCTTTGCCTCTGCAAGCCTGATCTTCATTACCACACTCACCTGGATGTTGAGTGACAAAGCTCATCGCAGACCCTTGGTTATCGGGGGAATCTCCCTTGCGCTGACTGTAATCGTCTATATCATCTTCAAGATGGTACTTGCCATCCCCTTCCCGCAAGGGATGTTGATCTAA
- a CDS encoding HD domain-containing phosphohydrolase: MTRHIVTTDDDPAIRKILRIMLRKAGYEVTTCENGDELLHMISNTPSPIDMMLLDIKMPGLSGFEILERIARRHPSIPVVMLTAFNDLDTGMKAIRLGAVDYLTKPIRQEELYSCIHRVLEKSDEAQRQKEIDDENHSIRMKLEAELRRTKNTLQRSTIATLEAFSETIEQKDPYTKGHCNRVRTLSVALAKALNLNEETLQIIEGGSLLHDIGKISIPEEILNKNGKLTGEEYSLIKTHPEAGVRIITHIPSFKQYIPIIRSHHERIDGRGYPDNMEGKDIPLDVKIVSLADAFDAMTSSRAYRSALPTELAVEELKINAGTQFDAELVDIFIENELYLL; the protein is encoded by the coding sequence ATGACTAGACATATTGTAACAACTGATGATGATCCTGCTATCCGAAAGATTCTACGGATTATGTTGCGAAAAGCTGGGTATGAGGTAACTACCTGTGAAAATGGTGATGAATTGCTTCACATGATTAGCAACACACCGAGCCCAATAGACATGATGCTGCTGGATATCAAAATGCCGGGACTCTCTGGCTTTGAAATACTTGAGCGAATTGCAAGAAGACACCCTTCCATCCCGGTTGTAATGCTCACAGCGTTCAACGACCTCGATACTGGCATGAAAGCCATCAGGCTGGGTGCTGTAGACTACCTCACCAAGCCAATCCGTCAGGAAGAGCTCTACTCTTGTATTCACCGGGTATTGGAGAAATCGGATGAAGCACAGAGGCAGAAAGAGATTGATGACGAGAATCATTCCATCAGGATGAAGCTTGAGGCAGAGCTGAGACGAACAAAGAACACATTGCAGCGTTCTACCATAGCCACCCTTGAAGCCTTCAGTGAGACGATTGAACAGAAGGACCCTTACACAAAAGGGCATTGCAACAGGGTCAGGACACTCTCTGTCGCCTTGGCAAAAGCCTTGAACCTGAATGAGGAGACACTCCAAATCATTGAAGGAGGATCCCTCTTGCATGATATTGGCAAAATCAGCATCCCTGAGGAGATTCTGAACAAGAATGGGAAACTCACAGGAGAAGAATACTCGCTTATCAAGACGCACCCTGAGGCCGGGGTGCGTATTATTACCCACATCCCATCATTCAAACAGTATATACCGATCATTCGTTCCCACCATGAGAGAATCGATGGCCGAGGCTATCCAGACAACATGGAGGGCAAGGATATCCCCCTGGATGTCAAGATCGTAAGCCTTGCTGATGCTTTCGATGCCATGACCAGCAGTCGTGCATACCGTTCTGCCCTTCCCACAGAACTTGCAGTGGAAGAGCTCAAGATCAATGCAGGGACCCAGTTTGATGCTGAGCTGGTGGATATTTTCATTGAAAACGAGCTGTATCTGTTATGA
- a CDS encoding GNAT family N-acetyltransferase — protein sequence MIIDVSTIIPAVAFVLYVSFVIFGFLQYQKDRFYWSFQLYMIFVAIWSFGSLMMHLNSHILTPIFWNRIMLIGLLSVPYALCNFIVDILEIKNKSIRLFLKLSYLLLIPLMYLNFTGNIVSAAGFTSDNIFFYELAAGSMSAYSLSYAYLILTLVMLLVASKRRSLHNFQKNLLLPLVGVVIMLVGIFMNVFPDLGRYPIDIFAATINAVLLFYTIYKYKLINYSRLGLSIIYSTLLAIAASVIYYAIISFIKLFNSEFAPGNIFQLSFILGVATVLIIHPLRNIIAYWVDNVLIPKRHPYQTTIRNLSKRLTTIVNLHQLGKEVVENLRSGLKAEWVIFIARRLDDEGRFFLVANNNCPTERAVGQDILFSFPANIEQKLSVCRQENFSSVISVNPDEERLSVSDFLPVSDVMIPLVFRHQIAGYILIGYGQSNVLISEIEREALEILASQSSLSLENALSFEKLRIQGDELTMSKNKLEAIFNGIASPVCLIDIDYTIQEVNTAAVSFVGQKRERLIGSKCYRALFGRSRPCPFCQGLECLHTGVMHETEAEERERIFSFQFHSVRSADKSKSVFIEILNDITEQKHMQEELVRTEKMAGIGTLATGIAHELNNPLAGIVGTAEIMLDELEESNPHYEYVNDILSYSKTASDVIKELSIYSRREEVKETQEVELIRVLEFSLRLAQRGIDSQNIEIKRNYHALPFIQANEGELQQLFLNLIVNAFQAMDGKGTLTLSCVEQDDFVQVKVGDTGCGIAEKHMSQIFTPFFTTKAPGKGTGLGLANCYSIVDKMRGRIRVRSEVRKGSEFTAIFPLNEESKEVIKFSLVEDHHGMNDVFFIQRKVLVGEKGYIEESIHRKVDEKAMHILAFKGLQPVGTVSLMTSEHFWPLPISKYFEIEPVLKTKKCAEIIRLAVLPEMRNTSASIGLIILVFLLARAVGIEELIIDVFADDTKTKKLYKKFGFVEVGSYNSPSEVTVLVLQSKSTLEKDRSQLRHFVRPLFQRLRTMFDLGPYNQAVHQEMDRILSADSEEESEEQIG from the coding sequence ATGATCATTGATGTTTCCACCATTATCCCCGCTGTGGCGTTTGTTCTGTACGTGTCCTTTGTTATCTTTGGGTTTCTCCAGTACCAGAAAGATCGCTTCTATTGGTCATTCCAGCTTTATATGATTTTTGTGGCCATCTGGAGCTTCGGTTCCTTGATGATGCACCTCAACAGTCATATACTCACGCCGATCTTCTGGAACCGTATCATGCTCATCGGCCTCTTGAGTGTTCCCTATGCGCTGTGCAACTTCATTGTGGATATCCTGGAGATAAAGAACAAGTCCATCAGGTTGTTTCTCAAGCTGAGTTATCTGCTGCTCATTCCCCTCATGTACCTCAACTTCACCGGAAACATCGTAAGTGCAGCTGGCTTCACAAGCGATAATATCTTTTTTTATGAGTTGGCCGCCGGATCAATGAGTGCCTACTCGCTAAGCTATGCATATCTGATATTGACGCTGGTCATGCTCTTGGTTGCCAGTAAGAGGAGGAGCCTCCATAACTTCCAGAAAAACCTTCTGCTCCCCTTGGTTGGTGTGGTAATCATGTTGGTGGGTATTTTCATGAACGTCTTCCCGGATCTTGGCCGGTACCCGATTGATATCTTTGCAGCAACCATCAATGCAGTCTTGCTTTTTTACACCATCTATAAATACAAGTTGATCAACTACTCGCGCCTTGGCCTGTCCATCATCTACTCAACCCTGCTTGCCATAGCCGCTTCGGTCATCTATTACGCAATTATCAGTTTCATCAAGCTGTTCAACAGTGAATTTGCCCCAGGAAATATCTTCCAGCTCTCTTTCATCCTTGGTGTTGCCACTGTCCTCATCATCCATCCGCTGAGAAACATCATAGCTTACTGGGTTGACAATGTGCTTATCCCAAAGAGACATCCCTATCAGACCACAATCAGGAACCTCAGTAAACGACTCACCACCATCGTCAATCTGCACCAACTGGGCAAGGAAGTAGTGGAAAACCTCCGCTCTGGGCTGAAAGCTGAGTGGGTCATCTTTATCGCACGACGTCTTGATGATGAGGGCCGGTTCTTCCTCGTTGCAAACAACAACTGCCCAACCGAGAGAGCTGTTGGACAGGATATTCTCTTCTCCTTTCCTGCAAACATTGAACAAAAGCTCAGCGTCTGCAGACAGGAAAATTTTTCATCAGTCATCAGTGTGAACCCAGATGAGGAGCGCCTCTCTGTCAGTGATTTCCTACCGGTTAGTGATGTCATGATCCCTTTGGTATTTCGCCACCAGATTGCAGGCTATATTCTTATTGGGTACGGACAGTCCAATGTCCTGATCAGTGAAATAGAACGTGAAGCCTTGGAAATTCTTGCTTCCCAAAGCAGCCTCTCCCTGGAGAATGCACTCTCCTTCGAGAAACTCAGGATTCAGGGTGATGAACTGACGATGAGCAAGAACAAGCTTGAGGCTATCTTCAATGGGATTGCCTCTCCCGTTTGCTTGATCGATATCGACTATACCATCCAGGAAGTGAACACCGCCGCAGTAAGCTTTGTCGGACAGAAGCGTGAGCGCCTGATCGGAAGCAAGTGTTATCGTGCCTTGTTTGGGCGTAGCCGACCTTGCCCGTTCTGCCAGGGGTTGGAATGCTTGCATACCGGGGTGATGCATGAAACAGAGGCTGAGGAGCGGGAACGCATTTTCTCCTTCCAATTCCACTCTGTCCGTTCAGCAGATAAATCAAAGAGTGTATTCATTGAGATCCTCAATGACATCACCGAACAGAAACACATGCAGGAGGAGCTGGTCCGTACCGAAAAAATGGCCGGGATCGGTACACTGGCAACTGGAATCGCCCACGAGTTGAATAATCCACTTGCAGGGATCGTGGGAACCGCGGAGATCATGTTGGATGAACTGGAGGAGAGTAATCCCCACTATGAGTACGTGAATGATATTCTCAGCTACTCCAAGACTGCCAGTGATGTTATCAAGGAGCTCTCCATTTATAGTAGAAGGGAGGAAGTGAAAGAGACCCAGGAAGTAGAACTGATCAGGGTCCTGGAGTTCTCCCTCCGCCTTGCTCAACGCGGTATCGACTCTCAGAATATTGAGATAAAGCGCAACTACCACGCCCTTCCCTTCATCCAAGCAAATGAGGGTGAGCTGCAACAGCTCTTCCTCAATCTTATTGTCAACGCTTTCCAGGCTATGGATGGCAAGGGAACCCTTACCCTCAGTTGCGTTGAACAGGATGATTTTGTACAGGTGAAGGTTGGTGATACCGGTTGTGGCATTGCTGAAAAGCATATGAGTCAGATATTCACTCCATTCTTCACTACTAAGGCTCCAGGGAAGGGGACAGGGCTGGGCCTTGCCAACTGTTACAGCATTGTAGATAAGATGCGCGGGCGAATCCGTGTTCGTAGTGAAGTAAGGAAGGGCTCAGAGTTCACTGCCATATTCCCCCTCAATGAGGAGAGCAAGGAAGTCATAAAATTCTCTTTGGTGGAGGACCATCATGGGATGAATGATGTCTTCTTTATCCAGAGGAAGGTACTGGTGGGTGAGAAGGGGTATATCGAGGAGTCAATCCACCGAAAGGTGGATGAGAAGGCAATGCATATTCTTGCATTCAAGGGTTTGCAACCTGTTGGAACAGTCTCCTTGATGACCAGCGAGCATTTCTGGCCACTCCCCATTTCCAAGTATTTTGAGATTGAACCGGTCTTAAAGACCAAGAAGTGTGCTGAGATTATCCGCCTTGCGGTGCTTCCTGAGATGCGGAACACTTCTGCTTCCATCGGTCTGATTATCTTGGTGTTCTTGCTTGCTCGTGCAGTTGGTATAGAGGAGCTAATCATCGACGTGTTTGCTGATGATACCAAGACCAAGAAGCTTTACAAGAAGTTTGGTTTTGTGGAGGTAGGCTCTTATAATTCTCCCTCTGAGGTGACGGTACTGGTCTTGCAGAGCAAATCTACCTTGGAAAAGGATAGGTCTCAGCTCAGGCATTTTGTCCGTCCCCTCTTCCAGCGCCTGAGGACAATGTTCGACCTTGGCCCATATAACCAAGCGGTACACCAGGAGATGGATAGGATTCTCAGTGCCGACTCTGAGGAAGAATCAGAAGAGCAGATTGGCTGA